A window of the Corynebacterium minutissimum genome harbors these coding sequences:
- a CDS encoding vWA domain-containing protein: protein MARHSDGKNNYSFAPWVIIVAILAVLALIVGGIFLVRSGTSDSADNVAAETSVESTSAADSENESTAQVTTSTSETSTEATSSEAAPESEAASSSAATSSEDKAADAVAEVAPNTLFLLDTSENLAPYFDAVSQGVADAATAAGAEGSQVGLWNYSSPISATATVGYRPNVAYGPADNVAQAVQLFGTGGVPQTRSAVVAALGNASDQVAESGKDTRVVLVTTGTQQDMDDATFAEAVQNARAEGVSLSVVHIGNGEKDAELEKHADSYSSVSDPSDATANKKSIKAAAGAQ, encoded by the coding sequence ATGGCCCGGCACTCGGATGGAAAGAACAACTACTCATTTGCACCGTGGGTCATCATTGTGGCCATCCTTGCAGTTCTGGCGCTGATTGTTGGTGGAATTTTCCTCGTCCGCAGCGGCACGTCGGATTCCGCCGACAACGTAGCTGCGGAAACTTCCGTTGAATCTACATCCGCGGCCGACTCCGAGAACGAATCCACCGCTCAAGTAACGACTTCCACGTCGGAGACGTCCACAGAGGCCACCTCCTCCGAGGCGGCACCGGAATCTGAAGCCGCATCCTCGTCGGCGGCGACCAGCTCTGAAGACAAAGCCGCCGATGCTGTTGCCGAAGTCGCTCCGAATACGCTGTTCCTTCTTGATACCTCCGAAAACCTTGCCCCCTATTTCGATGCCGTAAGCCAGGGGGTCGCCGATGCCGCGACGGCTGCCGGCGCTGAAGGCAGCCAGGTGGGCCTGTGGAACTATTCCTCCCCTATCTCCGCCACGGCCACGGTAGGTTACCGTCCAAACGTGGCCTACGGACCCGCTGACAACGTGGCCCAAGCCGTTCAGTTGTTCGGCACCGGTGGCGTGCCGCAAACGCGCAGCGCAGTCGTTGCCGCGCTGGGAAACGCTTCTGACCAAGTCGCAGAAAGCGGTAAGGACACCCGCGTCGTTCTCGTCACTACTGGAACCCAACAAGACATGGATGACGCCACATTTGCCGAGGCCGTCCAGAACGCGCGGGCCGAGGGCGTGAGCTTGAGCGTGGTCCATATTGGCAACGGCGAGAAGGATGCTGAACTAGAGAAGCATGCTGATTCCTATAGTTCGGTCTCGGATCCTTCAGATGCCACTGCAAACAAGAAGAGCATCAAGGCCGCGGCTGGCGCACAGTAG
- a CDS encoding MerR family transcriptional regulator yields the protein MSIGVTLKHLQKQFPDVTVSKIRFLESEGLITPERTPKGYRRYYQKDLDRLRYILTAQRDNYTPLKVIREQLEAMDSGQVTAIVSSQAEALISAGQLRAPVVNRLTDADVADQAGTTQEEIAGLVAVGLIKPDSAGFFDTDDVSIASAAVALESFGFDARQLKSLRNAARRQADLISQVAAPVAHSKSDTAPQQAEELSQQMAALVLSLHSTLVKTELRDEFLP from the coding sequence ATGTCTATCGGCGTGACGCTGAAGCACCTGCAGAAGCAGTTCCCTGATGTCACGGTGTCAAAGATTCGCTTCCTTGAGTCTGAGGGCCTTATCACCCCTGAGCGCACGCCCAAAGGCTACCGCCGCTACTACCAGAAGGACTTGGACCGCCTGCGCTATATTTTGACAGCGCAGCGCGATAACTACACGCCGCTTAAGGTCATCCGCGAGCAGCTGGAGGCAATGGACTCTGGCCAGGTTACTGCGATTGTGTCTTCGCAGGCTGAGGCCCTTATCAGCGCTGGACAGCTGCGCGCGCCGGTGGTCAATCGGCTTACTGACGCCGACGTGGCTGACCAAGCTGGCACCACCCAGGAAGAGATTGCCGGTCTCGTTGCGGTGGGGCTTATCAAGCCGGATTCGGCGGGCTTTTTCGATACCGACGATGTATCGATTGCTTCAGCTGCCGTGGCGCTGGAGTCCTTTGGCTTCGACGCTCGCCAGCTTAAGTCCCTGCGCAATGCTGCTCGCCGGCAAGCGGACCTTATTTCACAAGTTGCCGCGCCAGTAGCGCACTCCAAGTCCGATACCGCCCCGCAGCAAGCAGAAGAGCTTTCTCAGCAGATGGCAGCGCTCGTTCTGTCCCTGCACAGCACGTTGGTCAAGACCGAGCTGCGCGACGAATTTTTACCGTAG
- a CDS encoding PaaI family thioesterase, translating to MEHAEIFVKLLGAAQNRPLNEEELDLINSNPQGLAGLIGLRYTYISGDEIRSEVEVVPDHHQPWGVANGGLYCTITESTASVGSLIAAGKPVVGVNNNTDFLKPVSEGIVSAVATPLYKGRRTQLWEVKISQGDVLLAASTLRTMVVQ from the coding sequence ATGGAACACGCTGAAATCTTTGTAAAGCTCCTCGGCGCGGCGCAGAATCGCCCGCTTAACGAGGAAGAGCTCGACCTCATTAACTCCAACCCGCAGGGCCTAGCAGGACTAATCGGTCTACGTTATACGTACATTTCCGGCGATGAAATCCGCTCTGAGGTCGAGGTCGTTCCGGACCACCACCAGCCGTGGGGAGTGGCTAATGGTGGCTTGTACTGCACAATTACGGAGTCCACAGCATCCGTCGGCAGCCTCATTGCGGCAGGCAAGCCGGTCGTCGGTGTCAACAACAACACAGATTTCCTCAAGCCCGTGTCAGAAGGAATCGTCTCGGCTGTCGCCACGCCGCTCTACAAGGGCCGCCGCACACAGCTGTGGGAGGTCAAGATTAGCCAGGGTGATGTGCTGCTGGCTGCCTCCACGCTGCGAACGATGGTGGTGCAATAA
- a CDS encoding DEAD/DEAH box helicase → MTTFADLGLPRDVVRVLDKQGITTPFPIQAAAIPDALAGKDVLGRGPTGSGKTFTFGLPMLTRLAESGVSRPAHPRGLVLAPTRELAIQIQQRLEEPAAALGLRVLAVVGGVNINNHIRSLARPVDLLVATPGRAQDLIDQGHLFFDHVAITALDEADQMADMGFLPQVRKLLELTPSDGQRLLFSATLDGEVNKLVNQFLQDPVTHSTAPIEAAVDTMKHHLIFIGTREARNDVVLRLGARKGKTIMFMRTKHGVDRQAKKLRRVGINALPLHGDKGQGSRTAAIEGFADGSVPVLVATDIAARGIDIADVSLVVHVDPPAEHKAYLHRSGRTARGGDSGTVVTLVTDEQRDEVAKLIQKAGVNHTDLDISDRANPASSPELAQMTGARKPTGEPLGPPHQQPAKNKPKGEAHKHSSRQRSGNQGHRSRGRNQRRRRGNAGQR, encoded by the coding sequence ATGACTACTTTTGCCGATCTCGGCCTTCCCCGCGACGTCGTCCGTGTCCTTGATAAACAGGGCATCACGACCCCCTTCCCCATCCAAGCCGCTGCGATTCCTGACGCTCTTGCAGGAAAAGATGTGCTCGGTCGTGGCCCGACGGGTTCGGGCAAGACTTTCACCTTTGGGCTTCCTATGCTCACCCGTTTAGCGGAGTCCGGTGTCTCCCGTCCCGCCCATCCGCGTGGATTGGTGCTAGCGCCTACGCGTGAGCTAGCTATCCAAATTCAGCAGCGATTAGAAGAACCCGCCGCTGCATTGGGGCTGCGTGTTCTAGCTGTCGTTGGTGGCGTCAATATCAACAACCACATTCGCTCGCTCGCGCGTCCGGTTGACCTGCTTGTCGCTACGCCGGGTCGCGCGCAGGACCTCATTGACCAAGGCCACCTATTCTTCGACCACGTCGCCATCACGGCGCTCGATGAAGCTGATCAGATGGCCGACATGGGCTTCCTCCCCCAGGTGCGAAAGCTCCTTGAGCTCACGCCGTCAGATGGCCAGCGTTTGCTTTTTTCTGCAACTCTCGACGGTGAAGTCAACAAACTTGTCAATCAGTTCCTGCAGGACCCGGTTACCCACTCCACAGCACCAATCGAGGCCGCCGTGGACACCATGAAACACCACCTTATCTTTATCGGCACTCGCGAGGCACGCAACGATGTAGTCCTGCGTCTAGGCGCACGCAAAGGCAAGACGATCATGTTTATGCGCACCAAGCATGGAGTTGACCGGCAAGCAAAGAAGCTGCGCCGCGTCGGCATCAATGCCCTGCCGCTGCATGGAGATAAGGGCCAAGGCTCCCGCACCGCAGCAATCGAAGGCTTCGCTGACGGCAGCGTCCCCGTCCTCGTTGCCACGGATATCGCCGCGCGCGGCATCGACATCGCGGATGTGTCGCTCGTCGTCCACGTCGACCCGCCTGCGGAACACAAGGCCTACCTACACCGCTCCGGACGCACGGCACGTGGCGGTGATTCTGGCACCGTCGTTACCCTAGTGACCGATGAGCAGCGCGATGAGGTGGCCAAGCTCATCCAGAAGGCTGGGGTTAACCACACGGACCTCGACATTAGTGACCGCGCCAACCCCGCCAGCAGCCCCGAACTCGCGCAGATGACCGGAGCGCGCAAGCCCACCGGTGAGCCGCTTGGTCCGCCACACCAGCAACCAGCGAAGAACAAGCCGAAGGGCGAGGCCCACAAGCATTCTTCGCGTCAGCGCTCGGGTAACCAAGGCCACCGCAGTCGCGGCCGAAACCAACGCCGCCGACGCGGCAACGCAGGTCAGCGATGA
- the gndA gene encoding NADP-dependent phosphogluconate dehydrogenase, whose protein sequence is MTQTAGKTDLAQIGVVGLAVMGSNLARNFARNGNTVAVYNRSPEKTRALIENHGDEGNFIPSESIEDFVTSLERPRKAIIMVQAGTATDAVISQLTEAMDEGDIIIDGGNALFTDTIRREKEVADKGRHFVGAGISGGEEGALNGPSIMPGGPAESWETLGPILESIAANVDGTPCVTHIGPDGAGHFVKMVHNGIEYADMQVIGEAYQLLRYGAGMEPAEIAETFKEWNSGDLDSYLIEITAEVLAQKDPETGAPLVDVIVDAAGQKGTGRWTAINGLELGVPITGIAESVFARALSSSTAQRSAAQEGQLPSGTIKELDVDKAEFIEDVRRALYAAKLIAYSQGFDEIKAGSEEFGWDVDPRDLATIWRGGCIIRAKFLDRIREAYDKNADLPALILDPYFKAELEDLIDPWRRVVVAATQLGLPAPVFASSLSYYDSLRAERLPAALIQGQRDFFGAHTFKRVDREGTFHIEWSGDRSLTEY, encoded by the coding sequence ATGACTCAAACTGCTGGAAAGACAGATCTTGCTCAGATTGGTGTCGTGGGTTTGGCCGTGATGGGCTCCAACCTGGCACGCAACTTTGCCCGCAATGGCAACACGGTAGCGGTGTATAACCGCAGCCCAGAGAAGACCCGAGCGCTTATCGAAAACCACGGCGACGAGGGAAACTTTATCCCGTCCGAATCCATTGAGGATTTCGTTACCTCGCTAGAGCGTCCGCGTAAGGCCATCATCATGGTGCAGGCCGGCACGGCGACTGACGCCGTCATCTCTCAGCTGACTGAGGCTATGGATGAAGGCGACATCATCATCGACGGTGGAAACGCACTGTTTACTGACACGATCCGTCGCGAGAAGGAAGTCGCTGACAAGGGCCGTCACTTTGTAGGCGCGGGTATCTCCGGTGGTGAAGAGGGTGCCCTCAACGGTCCCTCCATCATGCCGGGTGGTCCCGCCGAGTCGTGGGAGACGCTTGGCCCCATCCTCGAATCCATCGCAGCAAACGTCGACGGCACGCCGTGCGTAACTCACATCGGCCCCGATGGTGCTGGCCACTTTGTCAAGATGGTGCACAACGGCATTGAGTACGCCGATATGCAGGTCATTGGAGAGGCCTACCAGCTGCTGCGTTACGGCGCAGGCATGGAACCTGCGGAGATCGCAGAGACCTTTAAGGAATGGAACTCCGGTGACTTGGATTCCTACCTCATTGAGATCACCGCCGAGGTCCTAGCACAGAAGGATCCGGAGACGGGTGCCCCGCTGGTCGACGTCATCGTGGACGCCGCCGGTCAAAAGGGCACCGGCCGCTGGACCGCCATCAATGGCCTCGAGCTCGGTGTGCCCATTACCGGCATTGCTGAGTCTGTCTTTGCCCGCGCCTTGTCCTCCTCCACTGCACAGCGTTCGGCTGCACAGGAGGGCCAGCTGCCATCCGGCACTATCAAGGAACTAGACGTGGATAAGGCCGAATTCATCGAGGATGTGCGCCGCGCACTATATGCTGCCAAGCTCATCGCTTACTCCCAAGGCTTTGATGAAATCAAGGCTGGCTCTGAAGAATTCGGCTGGGACGTCGATCCGCGTGATCTGGCCACCATCTGGCGCGGTGGCTGCATCATTCGCGCCAAGTTCCTCGACCGCATTCGCGAGGCCTACGACAAGAACGCTGACCTCCCAGCTCTCATTTTGGATCCCTACTTCAAGGCTGAACTGGAGGACCTTATCGATCCGTGGCGTCGAGTCGTTGTCGCCGCCACTCAGCTCGGCCTTCCGGCTCCAGTCTTCGCTTCCTCCCTGTCCTACTATGACAGCCTTCGTGCTGAGCGCCTGCCGGCTGCTTTGATTCAGGGTCAGCGTGACTTCTTTGGTGCCCACACCTTCAAGCGCGTGGACCGCGAAGGCACCTTCCACATCGAGTGGTCAGGGGATCGCTCCCTCACCGAGTACTAA
- a CDS encoding bifunctional nuclease family protein: MNSEVLKFLGIHPVGPENNLCALFYWEEADRHVPVWVSPIDGARVLQMLERHFNARPSTYELLIAFADELDGIEEICVSEYRKGAFMVDLIDGRGEEHDARMCDALVLADHYGVPITFEKDVLEEVAIYISDEDLKEYYGLERDAASPETFPQKRVREFQERLAQRTSRDDDDFEQMMRDSGISEEDLLGDDQSEGKD; the protein is encoded by the coding sequence ATGAATTCTGAAGTATTGAAATTTTTAGGTATCCATCCCGTCGGCCCCGAAAATAATCTCTGCGCTTTGTTTTACTGGGAGGAAGCCGACCGCCACGTGCCCGTATGGGTGTCACCCATTGACGGGGCGCGTGTTCTCCAGATGCTGGAGCGACATTTCAACGCTCGTCCCAGCACGTACGAACTTCTCATCGCTTTTGCGGATGAGCTCGATGGTATCGAAGAGATCTGTGTCTCCGAGTACCGCAAAGGTGCCTTCATGGTGGATCTCATCGATGGTAGGGGAGAAGAACATGATGCTCGGATGTGTGATGCTCTTGTCCTGGCAGATCATTACGGGGTACCCATTACTTTCGAGAAAGACGTGCTCGAGGAGGTAGCTATCTACATTAGTGATGAGGACCTGAAGGAGTACTACGGCCTTGAGCGCGATGCAGCATCGCCGGAGACGTTCCCACAAAAGCGGGTGCGGGAGTTTCAGGAGCGACTAGCTCAACGCACGAGCCGGGACGATGATGATTTCGAGCAGATGATGCGTGATTCCGGTATCTCCGAAGAAGACTTGCTTGGTGATGACCAGTCTGAAGGAAAGGACTAG
- the odhI gene encoding oxoglutarate dehydrogenase inhibitor Odhl: MSENTGTPEPQAETTSVFRADLLKEMESGASASSDASVAGAENLAEGQALLVVKRGPNAGARFLLDQPTTTAGRHPEADIFLDDVTVSRRHAEFRAQDGQFEVVDVGSLNGTYVNREPRNAQVLEVGDEIQIGKFRLVFIAAK; the protein is encoded by the coding sequence ATGAGCGAGAACACCGGAACGCCGGAACCGCAGGCAGAGACTACTTCTGTCTTCCGCGCCGATCTTCTCAAGGAGATGGAAAGCGGTGCGTCGGCAAGCTCTGACGCTTCCGTCGCTGGTGCTGAGAACCTAGCTGAGGGGCAGGCGCTGCTCGTCGTCAAGCGTGGCCCTAACGCTGGCGCACGTTTCCTGCTGGATCAGCCGACAACCACCGCTGGCCGCCACCCAGAGGCTGACATCTTCCTTGATGATGTCACCGTCTCCCGTCGCCACGCCGAGTTCCGTGCCCAGGACGGCCAGTTTGAGGTTGTGGACGTCGGATCGCTCAACGGCACCTACGTCAACCGCGAGCCGCGTAACGCGCAGGTGCTCGAGGTGGGCGACGAGATCCAGATTGGTAAGTTCCGTCTGGTCTTCATCGCCGCTAAGTAA
- the secA2 gene encoding accessory Sec system translocase SecA2: MGAFDWFWKAMGAQSERNNKKSKAVVAAADSAAEDVGALDDASVAAAARSCVKDGAIADKSQFLAALAVASERKLGMRPFNVQSQAVLRLLEGDVIQMATGEGKTLVGAMAATGFALTGKRVHVVTVNNYLAARDAEWMRPLVEFFGLTVASVTEKLGPDERREAYRADIIYAPVNELGFDVLRDNQITSREQTVQARADVALVDEADSVLVDEALVPLVLAGNRPGEESTGHITNVVSRLREDQDYVIAEDGRTVALTDDGAARVERELGIDSLYSEENIGSVLVKVNLALHAKALLIRDIHYIITDGKLQLIDASRGRVADLQRWPDGLQAAVEAKEGLEVSEGGRILDTITLQELMRRYPLVCGMTGTAVEATDQLRQFYDLHVSVIDRNKELQRFDEADRIYATIDDKSKAIVEEIAALNATGQPVLVGTHDVAESEDLAEALRQRGIEVSVLNAKNDEDEARIVAEAGDLGRVTVSTQMAGRGTDIKLGGADEADRDVVVEKGGLAVLGTSRHRSSRLDNQLRGRAGRQGDPGMSVFFVSLEDDVVQQGGEDESLSARPDADGRIESKRVSDFVAHCQRVTEGQLLEIHAQTWKYNQLLADQRIIIDERRAKLLDTSQAWEELAERAPQRAAELADVPQDARERAAREIMLYHLDLSWADHLELMDDVRESIHLRAIARETPIDEYHRIAVREFKDLAQRAVDDAVETFNTVVIDSDGAHLEDHGLSRPSATWTYMVSDNPLAGGGNSVLKGIGNIFR, translated from the coding sequence ATGGGCGCATTCGATTGGTTCTGGAAGGCGATGGGTGCGCAGTCCGAGCGCAACAACAAGAAGTCCAAGGCTGTGGTAGCAGCTGCGGATTCCGCGGCAGAGGACGTTGGGGCACTCGATGACGCCTCCGTGGCTGCCGCTGCCCGCTCGTGCGTCAAAGATGGCGCGATTGCGGATAAGTCGCAGTTCCTCGCTGCCTTGGCCGTAGCGAGTGAACGCAAGCTTGGCATGCGCCCCTTTAACGTGCAATCCCAGGCGGTGCTCCGGCTGTTGGAGGGGGATGTCATCCAAATGGCAACCGGTGAGGGCAAGACACTGGTCGGTGCTATGGCAGCTACCGGCTTTGCCCTGACCGGCAAACGCGTGCACGTGGTGACGGTGAACAATTATCTGGCCGCCCGTGACGCCGAGTGGATGCGCCCGCTCGTGGAGTTCTTTGGCCTTACGGTCGCCTCCGTGACGGAAAAGCTGGGACCTGATGAGCGGCGCGAGGCATACCGCGCTGACATTATTTATGCCCCGGTTAATGAGTTGGGCTTCGATGTGCTGCGCGATAATCAGATCACCTCCCGTGAGCAAACCGTTCAGGCCCGCGCCGACGTTGCGCTCGTCGATGAAGCAGACTCTGTACTAGTCGATGAGGCCCTGGTTCCCCTTGTTCTGGCCGGCAATCGCCCCGGCGAAGAGTCGACCGGTCATATCACCAATGTGGTGTCCCGCCTGCGCGAAGACCAGGATTACGTCATCGCGGAAGATGGGCGCACGGTGGCGCTCACCGATGACGGTGCTGCGCGCGTCGAGCGGGAACTAGGCATTGATTCGCTGTACTCCGAAGAGAACATTGGCTCGGTGTTGGTCAAGGTCAACTTGGCTTTGCACGCAAAGGCTCTGCTTATCCGCGATATCCACTACATCATTACGGATGGCAAGCTGCAGCTTATCGACGCCTCCCGGGGCCGCGTTGCCGACCTACAGCGCTGGCCCGATGGCCTCCAAGCAGCCGTGGAAGCGAAGGAAGGCCTTGAGGTTTCTGAAGGGGGCCGCATCCTCGACACCATTACCCTGCAGGAACTGATGCGGCGCTACCCCTTGGTGTGCGGGATGACGGGTACGGCCGTTGAAGCCACTGACCAGCTGCGCCAATTCTATGACCTGCATGTCTCCGTTATCGATCGAAATAAGGAGCTGCAGCGCTTCGACGAGGCTGACCGGATTTATGCGACTATTGATGACAAATCGAAGGCCATCGTTGAAGAAATCGCTGCCCTTAATGCCACTGGTCAGCCGGTGCTCGTGGGCACGCATGATGTGGCCGAGTCTGAGGATCTCGCCGAAGCACTGAGGCAACGCGGCATTGAGGTGAGCGTGCTCAATGCCAAAAACGATGAGGATGAGGCTCGTATTGTGGCTGAGGCCGGCGACCTGGGGAGGGTCACCGTCTCTACCCAAATGGCTGGTCGTGGTACCGACATCAAATTGGGTGGTGCCGATGAGGCCGACCGTGATGTGGTGGTAGAGAAAGGAGGTCTCGCAGTGCTGGGCACCTCCCGTCACCGCTCGTCGCGTTTGGACAACCAGCTACGCGGCCGCGCCGGACGGCAGGGCGACCCTGGGATGTCCGTGTTCTTCGTCTCCCTTGAGGATGATGTGGTCCAGCAGGGAGGAGAGGATGAGTCCCTGTCCGCACGCCCGGATGCTGACGGCCGCATCGAGTCCAAGCGAGTGAGCGATTTCGTGGCGCACTGCCAGCGCGTGACCGAGGGGCAACTGCTTGAGATTCACGCGCAGACCTGGAAGTACAATCAGCTGCTTGCGGACCAGCGCATCATCATCGATGAGCGCCGTGCCAAGCTTCTCGATACCTCCCAAGCGTGGGAAGAATTAGCCGAGCGCGCCCCGCAGCGGGCCGCCGAGCTTGCCGACGTCCCCCAAGACGCCCGCGAGCGCGCCGCCCGGGAGATTATGCTTTACCACCTGGATCTATCCTGGGCAGATCACCTCGAGCTTATGGACGATGTTCGCGAGTCCATCCACCTGCGTGCCATTGCGCGTGAAACCCCCATCGATGAGTATCACCGTATCGCCGTTCGCGAGTTCAAGGACTTAGCCCAACGCGCAGTGGATGATGCTGTTGAGACGTTCAACACTGTAGTGATCGATTCTGATGGCGCCCATTTGGAGGACCACGGTCTTTCCCGCCCGAGTGCGACGTGGACCTACATGGTGTCTGATAATCCACTGGCAGGAGGCGGAAACTCGGTGCTCAAGGGCATTGGAAATATTTTCCGTTAA
- a CDS encoding 3-methyladenine DNA glycosylase translates to MILQPTDWQAKMSAHEAAADEYLSRYRHPGSYHPVYDFLFEYYPVRPSHLRRWHPGIGVTLAGDEVPHAEWRFYHRTTEGITLDTEAFLESRGGTVRYVLELLEKTTRNPIQFDCFGLHEWAMVYHTDSPRHDLPLRLGAEGTNKVVDSHRIKCTHYDAFRFFTAPARPLNLTVLTRDDQPDHDQAGCVHATMDLYKWAWKLGPLIPGELFLDTFRLAVAARTLDMEASPYDCREWGFGVVPIETPEGKSEYVRRQRALSDAAAPLRARLVSQIRAVLPATMKNH, encoded by the coding sequence ATGATACTGCAGCCTACAGACTGGCAGGCGAAGATGAGCGCCCATGAGGCGGCGGCTGACGAATACCTCTCGCGCTACCGCCACCCTGGCTCCTACCACCCTGTTTACGATTTTCTTTTCGAGTACTACCCCGTGCGCCCCTCGCATTTGCGGCGCTGGCACCCAGGCATTGGTGTCACACTGGCCGGCGACGAAGTCCCCCACGCTGAGTGGCGGTTCTATCATCGCACCACTGAGGGAATCACGCTTGATACCGAGGCTTTCCTCGAAAGTCGCGGGGGCACGGTGCGTTACGTCCTCGAGTTGCTCGAGAAGACTACGCGCAACCCTATCCAATTCGATTGTTTTGGTCTCCACGAGTGGGCGATGGTGTACCACACGGATTCTCCGCGCCATGATTTGCCACTGCGGCTGGGTGCGGAGGGAACGAACAAGGTCGTCGACAGTCACCGCATCAAATGCACTCACTACGACGCCTTTCGCTTCTTCACCGCTCCTGCCCGCCCTCTCAACCTCACAGTCCTTACACGTGATGACCAGCCGGATCACGACCAAGCCGGTTGCGTCCACGCAACGATGGATTTGTACAAATGGGCATGGAAATTGGGGCCGTTGATACCCGGTGAACTTTTCCTTGATACCTTCCGCCTGGCCGTCGCTGCTCGGACACTAGATATGGAAGCATCGCCCTATGACTGCCGTGAGTGGGGCTTTGGCGTTGTGCCAATTGAAACTCCCGAGGGTAAGTCCGAATATGTGCGCCGACAGCGTGCGCTGTCCGACGCCGCAGCACCCCTCCGCGCACGGCTTGTCTCCCAAATTCGCGCCGTGCTCCCCGCTACAATGAAGAACCATTGA
- a CDS encoding MerR family transcriptional regulator, translating to MDYDEPGSYVQESLFDIGPDEELGYRVPIACQVAGITYRQLDYWARTDLVKPSIRTARGSGSQRLYSFKDVLVLKIVKRLLDTGISLQNIRLAVESLRDRGVNDLAELTLVSDGTTVYECRSNDEVIDLLAGGQGVFGIAVPGILKELSGTITSFPAERIVEEDETDIVVGLDELAARRKRKSS from the coding sequence CTGGACTACGACGAACCGGGCAGCTACGTCCAAGAGTCCCTGTTTGATATCGGCCCGGACGAGGAGCTGGGCTACCGCGTGCCCATCGCGTGCCAAGTGGCTGGCATTACCTACCGCCAGCTGGACTACTGGGCGCGTACCGATCTGGTGAAGCCCTCCATCCGAACCGCCCGTGGTTCCGGGTCCCAGCGTCTGTACTCCTTCAAGGACGTCCTCGTCCTCAAGATTGTCAAGCGGCTTCTCGATACGGGCATTTCTCTGCAGAACATCCGCTTGGCCGTTGAATCCCTGCGTGACCGCGGCGTGAATGACCTTGCTGAGCTCACCCTAGTCTCTGATGGCACTACGGTTTATGAGTGCCGCTCCAACGACGAAGTTATTGACCTCCTCGCCGGTGGTCAGGGCGTCTTCGGCATCGCGGTGCCGGGTATCCTCAAGGAGCTTTCCGGAACCATTACGTCCTTCCCGGCAGAACGCATTGTTGAGGAGGATGAGACCGACATTGTCGTCGGCCTCGACGAGCTCGCTGCCCGCCGCAAGCGCAAGTCCTCCTAA